Within Sorghum bicolor cultivar BTx623 chromosome 2, Sorghum_bicolor_NCBIv3, whole genome shotgun sequence, the genomic segment TACTAAGGAAAGTTTTGTTTCTCGAACCCTGTAGAGTTTACAGTTCAAAAGGAGAACTCAAGTTCTATAAAAAAAATCCGCTGACACTAAAAAATGTTCCGCCATGACTTTGGGCAAATGTCATGGACATGCTTGGGGTCAAGCGGCGTGGAGAAGACGGCGAGCCAGGCCAACAACCGTTGATCCTTAAACTTCTAAATAAACTTCTTTCTCCTTATTTTCTGTCTCACCTGGAATTTTCTCTTTCTTATTTGTTTATCAAGGTGCTTAACCACAGCTTGACGCTCCACACCACACCACCCTTTTTCTCCTATCTCTGACGATTTCTATCACCACATCCATGGCATCACCTTGCTAACGCACTAGTTCCTCTTGGATTGATGCCCCTACCTAATCTTGCCACTAGTCATGCTTTTGTTACTCTACCCAGTGGTGTCCCAACGGTCAATGACCTCCACCACTTCACCATCCTCTCCCTTttcatctctaacaacttccaTCACTAGATCCATAACATCACATAGCCGCCAAGCTAATCCCTCTTAGCTTGGATTGATGCTTCCACCCTGATCTTGCTACTAGTTGTCCTTTGCTACTCTAACCAGCGGCGTTGTCTCACCCTCCTATAGCCTCTACCATCACGCCATTCCCCTTTCGTCCTCGACACCTCCCATCACCAAATCCATGACCTTACACCATCACCATGCTAATCCCTCTTGGATTGATGCCCCCACTGCGATCTTGCCATTAGTTGTCCTCTGGTACCCTAGCTAGAGAAGGGGTGTTGAATTGATTGATAATCACtcgcaaaaaaaagaattgattGATAATCGGGTTCAATTGTATAATATGGCAAAATCATGGAAACAAAGAAAGCTAGACAAAAACTTATGTAATCTTATTatgctttatttttttttaaaacactATTATATTACTTTCTATATAAGTATATTAATATATCATTTATATTGATTGTTCTATATAGATTATCACTATGCTTGATCTGTTTTATACCAGAAGCAACACAATGACATATAGAAATCATATTCATATTTGATCATAGATACTTGGAACCATTTAATAATTTACATCTGTTAAATAGATGGCCCACTATATAACTTGTTTGTCTAGTTGTTTGTGTGTGATGTAGAGACAACAAGCAACAAGCTGTTTGTGGGTTGTGCATGATCTAAGGAGTGAGGTGTGTGTTTGAATTAGGACTaaaaatttattcaaaaaaagAGAATTGAGACTAAAAATTTAAAGCAACAACTATAAAACCTTGGTTAGAATAAGAGCAATGAATGTGCATCCGCTAAGTTAATGTTACTTTCTTTGTCCCTAAATATTTGTTGTCGTTGGTTTTTTCCGCTGGTAAATTTGATAAGATTTATAAAAGAATACTAGCAATCTCTTTATATTTCTAGATAAATTCAATATGAAGTTAAACTCAATGAtatatctaatgatattaattatgtactataagcATAATATCATTTATATAAAATTAGTCAAAATTTATCTTTTTAAGAAGTGAGAACGACAGTTAGGAGTATCTCTAGTAGTTTGGTATAATTTACTTGCTAAACTGATGAATATAGCCAGTTAATAAAAAATAGAAACTTTAAATCTCATTCCTCTCCAACAGTAACCAATAATAGCTttataaaattttaaattttatagtAGGGTCTACATCTATTTGTTTTTTTACTAGAGCCGATCACATCATTCATGGCGGTGGCCATACATCAGTAAGGTGTCCTTGCTTGGCTAGGTGTTGTTCAATGAAACCAATGCAAGACAAGGGCCACACGGAGGCAGGTCTGTACCGACAGTGATCGGACCAAAGGCCGATGAGGAAACACACCACGCCAACAATATATCttgtggcaaataaaactctttCACACGAGAAGTCACGTGAAAAAAGATCCACAAAGTAGAGATATGAAGTTCTCTCGACTTTGAAAACTTACGAGTTAAGGAGAATATttgataattttttatttttaagtaGCTCTTTTATTAAACTGTTGGagaattatttttttttctctttttacttGAAAGGTCAAAATAAGGAGTTGTTTTACCGAAGTCAGAGATGCTCTAATAAGTTGCAGCGACATTGGCTGGGGCTTGGTATGTGTGGTCGCGGGCAGTCTTAAATGTGACATGATGTATATATCTTGGTGTATGAAATCCAATCAGCAATAAGGTCAAACACTTGGTGGTGGACTATGTTCTAATGCTTACTACAGTATATGATTACTGCATCATCTCTGATGTCCCATAATAAAGCATGCACGATGCAAAATCAGAGGTGGCCCCATGAGGAATTATAAAGTAGTAATGGTCAACTTCAATCTGATGTACTTTTAAGTTCAACCTATCCAATCAGAGGTGGACCCGCTGATGTCCACACACTAATGTTTCCCGGTGACTGGATCATACAGAAGTCAAATGCATGGCCaatactaaggtcttgtttagcttccaaaaaaattttgcaaaatttttcagatttcccgtcacatcgaatctttaaacgtatgcaaGAAGTATTAAATACAGATGAAAATAAAacctaattatacagtttaatcgaaattgacgagacgaatcttttgagcctagttagtccatgattggacaatatttatcaaatacaaacgaaattggtactattcacattttgcaaaattttttggaactaaacaaggcctaatccaTGTCATCCATGACAGTCTACTCTACTGCACCTGAATACTCCTACTAGATCTTTCAGTCTTAGCAGTTGGAGCACTGCAACTACTCCATGGTGCAATCCTACTCCTACAACTAACCTTGGCCTTTGATTGATTTGTCTTGCCGTGCCTGTTAATGTGTGCGTGCCAATAACAGTTAGCCTCACAGATCTCTTTCATTGTAGTAGTTGGCCTGAAAGGAAGCTCAAGGAAATGAAAATTCCCaggaaaaaagaagaagaagaagaagaagaagagtcaaCCGTAGCCCCTAGGATCAAGGTTGCCAATGGAaggtgtgtgtgttttttttaaaaaaaaaggttgCCAATGAAAGGTGCTGTTTGGGCGCAGTATCAGTGGCAGAAGCAGCATGCTAACACGTGCCACGTTTGTGTGTGCGTGTGCGCGTGGGACCAGCATGTCAGTCACTGTACTAGCAGTACACACTTCACACCATGGCAAGTTTGGCTGAAGGTGCCAAAGAATATACCGAGGTGAAAGGGAGAGACGACGAAGAAGAACAGCACTATcatcatttaggccttgtttagtttcggaaAAAATTCGAATTTTGCTACTAtagtactttcatttttatttgacaaatattgtccaatcataaactaactaggatcaaaagattcgtctcacgatttacagataaacggtgtaattagtttttattttcgtctatatttaatgtttcatacatgtgctataagatttgatgtgaggggaatcttgaaaactttttgaatttcgggatgaactaaacaaggccttactctgGCAGGAAAATTAAATACTGCTGGTAATACCAGTGAATCAATCTGCAATCATGAACAGACGCATGAGGATGGCACGGCACAATATTGACCCCATCACCAGTATGAAATCCTCTGCATGGTGCCATTGAACAACACCTAGCCAAGCAATTTCCAGAGGATCTAAAATTTTACATAAAAAATTTCTATGAAGCCATTTGGAACAAAGAAATTGGTTGTTACAAATCTTACGGAATTAGGATGGTTTGGAGGAATTCGGCGAGAGGTTGAACCTTGAAGAAAGTTTCCTTTAGATTTGTTCGGCACCGCGAAGCAAAACAGCTTCAACTTAGACAAAATATACTCACTCTGTCCCACGTATAATTGCATTTCTTTGACTCCTATGATTCACGTTTGACCGTTCATCTTATTCAacaaaaattaataaatattatttatttttatgacttattttattattaaatatattattataataatttatttatttattatttgtaaaaaaattaaataagacGAATAGTCAAATATAAATCGTAGCAGTCAAAGAAATACATTTATTtataggacggagggagtaattgaGAAAGTGGAGAAGCCGGAGGAGCCTGTCTACGGAGGTGGAGCTAGAACCGGCTAGAGCCCCTATAAATAGGACCTGTGTATCACCTTCCCTCATAGCAGGTACAATAatgggcttatagccaagctaatgctgatgtggcggagagaaaagaggagagagatgatagcttgacTCTTATGTAAACACCAAGCTGGACacggatgcataggtagtggtggACCCAAATAACAAATGTTGtgaaaagaaatagaaaaaagaaagtgttttagagacaagtatgagacaacttattgtataacttggTTCTAATCGCTTGGTTTATAGCCAAGTACTTGGCTCTATCATTGACCTTGCTCTCATGGAAATCCTATGCTTGTACCGCACTCCAATATCTAAACATTCCATCATACGGCTTTTTATATTTTGTCAATCCTAAAAGGGTGTTATTTTCTTCTACCaaaaagaaggaaagaaaaatcACCGACACATGCATCTAGGCCGGGCCAGAGCCAGGCCATTCCTTGTTCCTTGGATTCAGGCGCCGTGTTCCTCTACCACCACCTGTACAAACGCAGTGTACTGTACGTGCAACGCAACGGTTTGCAGCAGTAACTCCGAGAGGTATGGGCGAGGAGCAGCAGGCAACGAATGGGTGGTGTTCCCCGTCGTGGAGGGTGGCTCcgtgctccaatggccgagcaCCCCCAAGCTGCCGGTGTCCAGTGCAGACATGTCCGTCTCTTCCAAGGCATCTCCCCTCTCCTCCTCGGGATTCACCCGTGACAAAAGTTTCAGTCTTTCACAGATGGATACTGGTGACTGATGAAAGAACATGGTGAGTTGGTGACCTTCTGCTACTCGTCGTTTTCTCTTGGATCTTTCTGGCAACTAGTAGCCACAGGGCGCTAGTATATagtacatgttttttttttgttgtcgaGTCAATTCGCATCCTCTTTTTCGTTGTCGTCAATAAACAATCTTGTCTCGAGAGCGACTGTTGCGTGTCAAAGGGAGATTAGCATTGCTTTCAGGCTTTCATTCAGCTAGATAGCTCTCCTGCATGATTCACCAAGAAATGATGACAGACAGCAGAGTAACACAACATAAGGAAGATGGTGAAATTCTTTCTTTTACGTGGAAAAGGGCTTTGATCCCAGTTTTCTGTTGAAAAGAGGCCGGGCAAGTGTATGATTGAAagcacatacatacatacataaccTGACCCTGCTTGTTATTGCCCTTTTGTTTGTTCCCTTTTGCAGTTTGATAATCCATCCCATGCATGCAAAATAATGCATTATAGGCACCCTGTCTGCTTGTGTCTCCTTCCCCAAGAGACAAAAAACCCAAGGGCCCTCCAGTGCCTGCCCCTCAGCTTTTATTCTTTTCATGGCTGTGGTCACATCCCTAGGGAAATATAATATAAAGAAAACATCTCTCAAGAACCAGCATGCATATattagaaagaaaagaaaaaaaaagcgtGCACAAAAGCTACCAAAACAAATCATCACTTCCTCTGGATAAGCAAAACGTCATACGAAAAAATAGCACTTGTTTTCCTAGATGCTCAAACAGCATACAAGCTCCTTTTTTCCTCTCAACTTTGAATTTGTTTACCATACATTTATACTCCCTGAATACTTGACAGTCGGAGCTTCTTATAATTACCAAACGCCGAACCGAGGTGATATATAATCAGTCTCGAGATTGTAACTAATGCCTCTTGCAACTAACAATGTAGTAATTCCCTAATTTGCTAGGATAGCAGGCCCACAAAAGCAATATATTTTCAGGTGGGGATCCTTTTTCCTCTAGCATCTTAACAACAAGTACTACTACATAGGATTACACTTCAGTGTATGAGTAATTAAATATTGCtttctctattctaaattataagtcgatTTAACCTTTTTTATTCATctattttattatgtatctttacatattatttatctagatatatagtaaaatagatataccaaaaaaaaagtaaaagtgacttataatttggaatatcGAGAGTAAGAACAAATACATTTACACTTCTCTTTTAGTTATTTACTCCCTCTGACCCGTAAATAAATGTATTTCTTTGACTGATACGATTCATGTTTGACCatttgtcttattcaaaaaatatgTATGATTGAAAGCATTTATTAAATTTGTGGGACAACGGGAGTAGACAATAAGTAATTTTATAATTATCTGACTATGGAAAAATATAAAATCTCTTATCATTAATTTTTTAATAATTATACTAGTTAGCTGTTTAGTATTATTATTGTTTTAAAATCCAGCCACCTAGAAAATAGCAAGTCCCATAAATTAATTTTCAGTTTCTGCTCCCTGCTACTAGTAAATTACCATCCTGTCCTTGGTGAATTTGTGCGTAATCCTCCTCCTACGGTCCTACCGGCGTAGGCACATCGAAGCGGAAGAGGACAGCATGTGGTGCAGACCCGTCAGAGTCAAAGCGTTCCGTTCCACTGGCCACCAGCCCCGTGCCCGTGCCGTTCTCTCactcgcccccccccccccccccccccccccaagctTTACTTTACtcgcccccaccaccaccacctccaacCCCGCCTTCCGCTTCCCACCCGCCCGCCTGcctccccgcgccgccgcctccggatcgcggcctccctccctctccctcctgcGCCGAAGCTTCGCGCGCCAGTCCCGGCCCATGCCCGGCCGCCGGTGACCAGCGCCCCCACCGGCCGGCCATGGGCTGCGTGCACGgccgccccaccacctccagtcCCGCTCCCGCCGCCACCTCCTCCCGCCGCCGGGACCATCCCACGGTCACCCAGCCGCAGCAGGAAGGGGTCGATTCCTCcgacgccgccaccgccgccgccgccgcggcgccggaGCAGCAGGCGGCCGAGAAGCCCGAGAAGGTCAAGCGGGAGCGGCGGTCGCGGTCGTCGCGCtccgcagcggcggcggcggcgcacgcCGAGGTGCGCCTGGGCGGGAGCTTCGCCAACAAGGCGCGCGGCGAGCAGGTCGCCGCCGGCTGGCCCGCCTGGCTCTCCGCCGTCGCCGGCGAGGCCATCGATGGCTGGACCCCGCGCCGCGCCGACTCCTTCGAGAAGATCGACAAGGTGCGCCCTTTCCTCCGCCTCCCTACCTCCGTGATCCGTGTAGCGCGAACGCCGAGGTGAAatttttttgcatttttttaaTCTCTCCCTCACCCTGTCCCCCTCCCTCGCTCTCAGATCGGCCAGGGCACGTACAGCAATGTGTACAAAGCGCGGGACTCGATCAGCGGCAAGATCGTGGCGCTCAAGAAGGTGCGCTTCGACAACCTGGAGCCCGAGAGCGTGCGGTTCATGGCGCGCGAGATCCTCATCCTGCGCCGCCTCGACCACCCCAATGTCATCAAGCTCGACGGGCTCGTCACCTCCCGCATGTCCTGCAGCCTCTACCTCGTCTTCGACTACATGGTCCACGACCTCGCCGGCCTCGCCGCCAGCCCCGACATCAAGTTCACGCTGCCCCAGGTTGAGATCCCATTCCGCTGACAGCCTGACACAGCCTCGCGCTCAATTATGTGAAATGCGACTGATTGAGGTGTTTATACGGGGGCAGGTCAAGTGCTATGTGCATCAGCTCTTGTCAGGGCTCGAGCACTGCCACAACCGGGGAGTGCTACATCGCGACATCAAGGGGTCGAATCTGCTTTTGGACAACAATGGTGTGCTGAAGATTGGTGATTTCGGTCTGGCGTCCTTCTTCGACCCCAACCATAAACAGCCAATGACGAGTCGGGTGGTGACACTATGGTACCGCCCTCCAGAGTTGCTGCTGGGTGCGACCGATTATGGAGTTGGCATTGACTTGTGGAGTGCAGGATGTATACTGGCTGAATTGCTGGCTGGAAAACCTATTATGCCTGGACGGACTGAGGTTAGCTACTGAATGCTTCACTGTTGCATTATATTGTCCCTGAAATACCGTATGGCTATTGGCACTCGCTAAGTTGCCATTTAAACGATTCTGTTTACCAAGTCTGAAATTTTCATTACCAAGAGAATTGTAGTGTATTATTTAGTTGTGATCATGCTGCAGTAGTGCACTACTTCTCATGTGGAGGCAAGCCTCCAAATTTTCAATTTCTTACCCAAGCTATATTAGTTTTGTTATCTTGTTAGATAATAGAGCAA encodes:
- the LOC8074412 gene encoding probable serine/threonine-protein kinase At1g54610 — translated: MGCVHGRPTTSSPAPAATSSRRRDHPTVTQPQQEGVDSSDAATAAAAAAPEQQAAEKPEKVKRERRSRSSRSAAAAAAHAEVRLGGSFANKARGEQVAAGWPAWLSAVAGEAIDGWTPRRADSFEKIDKIGQGTYSNVYKARDSISGKIVALKKVRFDNLEPESVRFMAREILILRRLDHPNVIKLDGLVTSRMSCSLYLVFDYMVHDLAGLAASPDIKFTLPQVKCYVHQLLSGLEHCHNRGVLHRDIKGSNLLLDNNGVLKIGDFGLASFFDPNHKQPMTSRVVTLWYRPPELLLGATDYGVGIDLWSAGCILAELLAGKPIMPGRTEVEQLHKIFKLCGSPTEEYWKKSKLPHATIFKPQQPYKRRIADTFKDFPQTAIRLIETLLAIDPADRLTATSALNSDFFATEPYACEPSSLPQYPPSKEMDAKRRDEEARRLRAAGGRANGDGTRKTRTRDRPRAVPAPEANAELQANIDKRRLITHANAKSKSEKFPPPHQDGALGFPLGCSNHMEPSFEPPDPSSFSTVFPFDKSTVPTWSGPLADSAAGNQKRKHKSGRSSKQPATARAR